A single region of the Glycine max cultivar Williams 82 chromosome 20, Glycine_max_v4.0, whole genome shotgun sequence genome encodes:
- the LOC100818246 gene encoding glycerol-3-phosphate acyltransferase RAM2: MALSTFPTVNKCTSIGREKHTVVADMDGTLLIGRSSFPYFALVAFEAGGILRLLFYVLASPIAALLYYFISESAGIQVLIFASMAGMKVSSIESVARAVLPKFYAGDVHPESWRVFSSCGKRCVLTANPRVMVEPFLKEFLGADMVLGTEIASYKGRATGLICKPGILVGKKKADALKKAFGEEKPDIGLGDRQTDAPFMALCKEGYIVPPKPEVKSVSTDKLPKPIIFHDGRLVQKPTPLIALLTILWMPIAFPLACLRMAAGSLLPMHLVYYAFWALGVRVIIKGNPPPKVTKSNPNPNPNNNNDSGVLFICSHRTLLDPIFLSAALGRPIPAVTYSVSRLSEIISPIKTVRLNRDRAIDAAMIKKLLQEGDLAICPEGTTCREPFLLRFSALFAELTDELVPVAMVNRMSMFHGTTARGWKGMDPFYFFMNPSPAYEVTFLNKLPKELTCGAGKSSHDVANYIQRVIAATLSYECTGFTRKDKYRALAGNDGVVVEKGHILKANKVMGC, encoded by the exons ATGGCACTTTCAACCTTTCCAACGGTGAACAAGTGTACCTCTATTGGTAGGGAAAAGCACACGGTGGTTGCGGACATGGATGGAACTTTACTCATAGGTCGAAGTTCTTTCCCTTATTTTGCTCTCGTGGCCTTTGAGGCTGGTGGAATTCTTAGGCTTTTGTTCTATGTCTTGGCTTCCCCTATTGCTGCCTTGCTTTATTACTTCATCTCTGAGTCCGCAGGCATTCAG GTTCTCATCTTTGCCTCAATGGCTGGCATGAAAGTGTCGAGCATAGAGTCAGTGGCACGTGCGGTTCTTCCGAAGTTCTACGCTGGTGATGTTCACCCCGAGTCGTGGCGCGTGTTCTCATCATGTGGGAAGCGTTGTGTGCTCACGGCCAATCCGAGGGTGATGGTGGAACCTTTCTTGAAGGAATTTTTGGGTGCAGACATGGTTTTGGGCACTGAGATTGCGAGCTATAAGGGAAGGGCAACTGGGTTGATTTGCAAGCCGGGGATACTTGTTGGGAAGAAGAAAGCCGATGCTCTAAAGAAGGCTTTTGGAGAGGAGAAGCCAGATATTGGGCTTGGAGATAGACAAACAGATGCTCCCTTCATGGCTTTATGCAAG GAGGGTTACATAGTCCCACCCAAACCCGAGGTGAAATCAGTGTCAACAGACAAGCTGCCAAAGCCCATAATCTTCCACGATGGAAGACTTGTCCAGAAGCCAACACCTCTCATTGCCCTCCTCACAATTCTCTGGATGCCCATAGCCTTTCCCTTAGCATGCCTTCGCATGGCCGCAGGTTCCCTCCTCCCCATGCACTTGGTCTACTATGCCTTTTGGGCCCTTGGCGTCCGTGTCATAATTAAGGGCAACCCACCCCCAAAAGTCACAAaatctaaccctaaccctaaccctaacaacAACAACGATTCTGGGGTTCTCTTTATATGCTCCCACCGCACCCTGCTTGACCCCATCTTCCTCTCTGCCGCCCTCGGCCGCCCCATCCCCGCCGTCACCTACTCCGTCTCTCGCCTCTCTGAGATCATCTCCCCCATCAAGACCGTTCGCCTCAATCGCGACCGTGCAATTGACGCCGCCATGATCAAGAAACTCCTCCAAGAAGGCGACCTAGCAATATGCCCTGAAGGGACAACTTGTAGAGAACCATTTCTTCTTAGATTCTCAGCTTTGTTCGCCGAACTCACCGATGAACTAGTCCCTGTGGCCATGGTGAACCGCATGAGCATGTTCCATGGAACAACTGCACGAGGGTGGAAAGGGATGGACCCATTTTACTTCTTCATGAACCCTAGTCCTGCTTATGAGGTCACTTTTTTGAACAAGTTGCCCAAAGAGTTGACTTGTGGGGCAGGAAAGTCAAGCCATGACGTGGCCAACTACATTCAACGGGTTATTGCCGCGACTTTGTCGTACGAGTGCACTGGGTTTACGAGGAAGGACAAGTACAGGGCACTTGCTGGGAATGATGGGGTTGTGGTTGAGAAGGGCCATATTTTGAAGGCCAACAAAGTTATGGGTTGCTGA
- the LOC100796915 gene encoding putative sucrose-phosphatase isoform X1, which produces MRRFWCLLVKILTRLSFGDFQWCKRKELMDRLNGSANLMIVSDLDFTMVDHDDPENLALLRFNALWEAYYRHNSLLVFSTGRSPTIYGELRKQKPLLTPDITIMSVGTEITYGESMVPDDGWKQYLDHKWNRDIVMEETAKFPELTLQSETEQRPHKVSFYLEKGKAPNVTQTLSKRLENRGLDVKIIYSNGIALDVLPQAAGKGQALAFLLEKLKADEQGPINTLVCGDSGNDAELFTVPEVNGVLVSNAQEELLQWYAENARGNPRIIHATERCAAAIVQAIGNFSLGPNVSPRDIGDLMSNRKVHSPSHEVVMFYIFYERWRRGEVENPEQYIQKLKSVFHSTGNFVHPSGIDQPMHQTIDTLAKAFGDKTGKDFRVWVDCISLAEVSLGSWLVKFDKWELSGNESRGCSTKALMNAKVDVPDEYTWMHLHHTWLDDVGGQDDVSWLL; this is translated from the exons ATGAGACGGTTCTG GTGCCTACTCGTGAAGATTCTTACCAGGTTAAGTTTTGGGGATTTCCAGTGGTGTAAAAGAAAAGAACTTATGGACCGACTCAATGGTTCTGCCAATCTAATGATAGTGTCCGATCTTGATTTCACAATG GTAGACCATGATGATCCGGAAAATCTTGCTCTTCTCAGGTTCAATGCGCTATGGGAAGCTTATTATCGTCATAATTCTCTTCTAGTTTTCTCCACTGGGAGATCGCCTACTATATATGGAGAGTTAAGAAAACAGAAACCTTTGTTGACTCCTGATATAACAATAATGTCTGTGGGAACTGAGATTACATATGGTGAATCCATGGTACCTGATGATGGTTGGAAACAGTATCTAGATCATAAGTGGAATAGGGACATAGTTATGGAGGAAACAGCCAAGTTTCCTGAACTAACTTTGCAG TCAGAAACAGAACAACGGCCTCACAAGGTTAGCTTTTATTTGGAAAAAGGGAAAGCCCCGAATGTCACGCAAACTCTCTCAAAACGTTTGGAAAACCGTGGG TTAgatgtgaaaataatttatagcaATGGTATAGCTTTAGATGTATTACCCCAAGCTGCTGGAAAAGGACAGGCCCTAGCTTTTCTACTTGAAAAATTGAAGGCTGATGAACAAGGACCAATCAACACTCTTGTTTGTGGTGATTCAGGGAATGATGCTGAACTGTTCACTGTACCTGAAGTTAATGGGGTCTTG GTCAGTAATGCACAGGAAGAATTGCTTCAATGGTATGCAGAAAATGCAAGGGGAAATCCCCGAATAATTCATGCAACTGAAAGATGTGCAGCTGCCATTGTGCAAGCCATTGGTAACTTCTCTCTAGGTCCAAATGTGTCCCCAAGAGATATTGGAGATTTAATGTCCAACAGGAAAGTTCATAGTCCTAGCCATGAAGTGGTGATGTTCTACATATTTTATGAGAGATGGAGGCGTGGTGAAGTTGAGAATCCTGAGCAgtatatacaaaaattaaaatcagtCTTT CATTCTACAGGAAATTTTGTCCATCCTTCAGGAATTGATCAACCTATGCACCAAACTATAGATACCTTAGCAAAGGCTTTTGGTGACAAGACGGGCAAAGACTTTCGAGTGTGGGTTGATTGTATATCTTTAGCAGAGGTTAGTTTGGGTTCGTGGCTGGTCAAATTTGACAAGTGGGAGTTATCTG GTAATGAGTCACGGGGTTGTTCAACAAAGGCTCTGATGAATGCAAAG GTTGATGTACCAGATGAGTATACCTGGATGCACTTACATCATACTTGGTTGGACGACGTAGGAGGACAGGATGATGTGTCTTGGTTGTTATAG
- the LOC100796915 gene encoding putative sucrose-phosphatase isoform X2 — protein sequence MDRLNGSANLMIVSDLDFTMVDHDDPENLALLRFNALWEAYYRHNSLLVFSTGRSPTIYGELRKQKPLLTPDITIMSVGTEITYGESMVPDDGWKQYLDHKWNRDIVMEETAKFPELTLQSETEQRPHKVSFYLEKGKAPNVTQTLSKRLENRGLDVKIIYSNGIALDVLPQAAGKGQALAFLLEKLKADEQGPINTLVCGDSGNDAELFTVPEVNGVLVSNAQEELLQWYAENARGNPRIIHATERCAAAIVQAIGNFSLGPNVSPRDIGDLMSNRKVHSPSHEVVMFYIFYERWRRGEVENPEQYIQKLKSVFHSTGNFVHPSGIDQPMHQTIDTLAKAFGDKTGKDFRVWVDCISLAEVSLGSWLVKFDKWELSGNESRGCSTKALMNAKVDVPDEYTWMHLHHTWLDDVGGQDDVSWLL from the exons ATGGACCGACTCAATGGTTCTGCCAATCTAATGATAGTGTCCGATCTTGATTTCACAATG GTAGACCATGATGATCCGGAAAATCTTGCTCTTCTCAGGTTCAATGCGCTATGGGAAGCTTATTATCGTCATAATTCTCTTCTAGTTTTCTCCACTGGGAGATCGCCTACTATATATGGAGAGTTAAGAAAACAGAAACCTTTGTTGACTCCTGATATAACAATAATGTCTGTGGGAACTGAGATTACATATGGTGAATCCATGGTACCTGATGATGGTTGGAAACAGTATCTAGATCATAAGTGGAATAGGGACATAGTTATGGAGGAAACAGCCAAGTTTCCTGAACTAACTTTGCAG TCAGAAACAGAACAACGGCCTCACAAGGTTAGCTTTTATTTGGAAAAAGGGAAAGCCCCGAATGTCACGCAAACTCTCTCAAAACGTTTGGAAAACCGTGGG TTAgatgtgaaaataatttatagcaATGGTATAGCTTTAGATGTATTACCCCAAGCTGCTGGAAAAGGACAGGCCCTAGCTTTTCTACTTGAAAAATTGAAGGCTGATGAACAAGGACCAATCAACACTCTTGTTTGTGGTGATTCAGGGAATGATGCTGAACTGTTCACTGTACCTGAAGTTAATGGGGTCTTG GTCAGTAATGCACAGGAAGAATTGCTTCAATGGTATGCAGAAAATGCAAGGGGAAATCCCCGAATAATTCATGCAACTGAAAGATGTGCAGCTGCCATTGTGCAAGCCATTGGTAACTTCTCTCTAGGTCCAAATGTGTCCCCAAGAGATATTGGAGATTTAATGTCCAACAGGAAAGTTCATAGTCCTAGCCATGAAGTGGTGATGTTCTACATATTTTATGAGAGATGGAGGCGTGGTGAAGTTGAGAATCCTGAGCAgtatatacaaaaattaaaatcagtCTTT CATTCTACAGGAAATTTTGTCCATCCTTCAGGAATTGATCAACCTATGCACCAAACTATAGATACCTTAGCAAAGGCTTTTGGTGACAAGACGGGCAAAGACTTTCGAGTGTGGGTTGATTGTATATCTTTAGCAGAGGTTAGTTTGGGTTCGTGGCTGGTCAAATTTGACAAGTGGGAGTTATCTG GTAATGAGTCACGGGGTTGTTCAACAAAGGCTCTGATGAATGCAAAG GTTGATGTACCAGATGAGTATACCTGGATGCACTTACATCATACTTGGTTGGACGACGTAGGAGGACAGGATGATGTGTCTTGGTTGTTATAG